cggcgtttctcatgatgtactctgcatagaagttaaataagcagggtgacaatatacagccttgacgaactccttttcctatttggaaccagtctgttgttccatgttcagttctaactgttgcttcctgacctgcatataggtttctcaagaggcaggtcaggtggtctggtattcccatctctttcagaattttccacagtttactgtgatccacacagtcaaaggctttggcatagtcaataaaacagaaatagatgtttttctggaactgtcttgctttttccatggcctttatatattaataatatatacctTTTATCTTAGGCTTTGCcgtttttccagttttttcttttttaatgtggtttATAATTGTTTTGGACACCATGAagttctcattttaaatatatttatctttatggtTTCTGCCCTTGATGTCACACTTGAAAACCACTTCACACCTGTACAATATAGAAATTATCTATGGCTTTATCATTTCACACTTAAATCCATTGATTGCTGCAccgcctgtgggatcttagttccctgaccagggctccaacctaccccctgcagtgggagcgcaGAATCTGAATCTGGGGTTTCATGGCACTGTTGAACACACTTTCTTTCTTGGAAAGCTTTGGCTTCTATGCCTCCTCTGCTGGCATTTCCTCCCATCTCTGCCAAGGTCTAAGTGTCCTTGGCCACCCTGCCTAAGTTGCTCCCCTAGGTTCTGGTGTTCCATTCTCTGACCTCCTTTCCATCAGTCTGATATTTTCTCCCCTGGGGCAGACTCAGCCTTTTCCACACTTGTTCGTACAGGACAAAGTTAACATCCACTAAAGTAGCATAGATGCATACCCTCCACCCCAACCAACCCCTTCCCTCATCTCCAATCCCAGCTGCAGCATCCCATTTTGTTTTgctggctgcactgcatggcatgtgggatcttatttcccagaccagggatcgaaccctcgcccactgtattggaaggcagagtctcaaccactggaccgccagggaactgCCCCCGCTGCAGCATCATCCTTTTTGAACCTAGATCCCTGCAGGCTCTTCTCTGCTAGTGTTCCACTTCTTTCAGTTTAAATGCCAATTCCACATGAAAAATTAACTATTATTTCCTCTGTCTCTTGCATATTAGATGTGTATCAGTTAAGATCTTCCTGTTGCAAGCACATACACTTACTCTGGTTAGCCAACTGAAAGAGAGGATTTATTAAATGGGTGCAGAAGTATGCCATTATGTCCATCATGGTCTGGCTGAAGGCAGGGTGGTGCACACAAGGGAGTCACTGAGGAGAGTTTAAAGAAGGGAATTTTCTGAAAAGAACGGTCAGAGATGAGGAGGCCGACAGGTGATGGCACAGAACTCAGGGCTGGCGACAGCACTGTTCACCACCAGGAATATAGGAAGAGTCGCAGAGAGAGGGGGGACCTTGCAATGCAGAGCCCAGCAggcagaaaagcaagaaaataagtACCTCCAACTCCCTTCTCCTGTCCTGGGATCTCCTGCCAGCCCCTCCCATCAGCTGAACCCAACAGGAAGCCAGAAGTTTGTGCATTCCAGCGAGGCCAGCCCCCTGGGCCATGCAGGATGGAGAGCAGAGGTAGAGTCATGAAATTGAAGGAAGAGCTACACAACCAAACACCAAGTCTGGAAAGCGTCAAGCATGCAGCAACCAAGGCCAAGGCCCGACAGATGCAGCTGATCAAGAGACAacaagcaggacttccctggtggtccagaggttaagaatccacctaccaatgcagggcacaaggtttgatccctgatctgaaagattccacatgccatggagcaaccaagcttgtgcaccacaactcccgagcctgtgctctagagcccaggaaccccaactactgagcccgtgcacctagaacccattctccacaagagaagccactgcagcgcgaagcctgcccaccacaactagagaaagcacgcgcacggcaatgaagacccagcacagccaagaaggttaacaagtaaattttttaaattttcaaaaaaagagacaagaagcTGCTTTTGATTATTACTCACACAGACGGCAGGAGGAAGATTAGCCAAAGGCAGCAGCTCACGTAGGCCTTGTTGCCCACGCCAGAAAGGATAGTGTGGAAATCAAAGGGCTCATGGCTGTGAGATGCGGCCCCACCAGAGGCCGGAGCTGCTTTTAAAGACCCGAGCATAAAGCAGCATGCACGTGCGGCAACTGATCACTGCAAATCATTTGACAAGGGAGAAATGACATCTGTTTTATTATCCTTAAAGTTCACAGTGATGGGGGAATTATGTGTGGGAGTGTTTCCACCCTCAGGGGGAAGAGTGATCATGGTTAGGAGGGGCTAAGGGAAgcctggtcttcccaggtggcacgagtggtaaagaacctgcctgtcaatgcaggagatgtgagatgtgggtttgatccctgggtcgggaagatctggaggggggcatggcaacccatgccagtattcttgcctggagaatccccaaggacagaggagcctgacgggctacagtccatagggtcttaaagagtcggacacgactgaagtgactgagcatgcatgcaacaaGGGAGCCCAGCTTGATCCTTGGACCCCAAGGCCTGGCTCTGCTGGTTAATAAGCAGGTTAATAGCCCAATAGAGGTTAATAAACATGCCCATGGCTACCATAGTTATTCTCCCAATAATAAATGTTTCTAGGGGCACCCAGGCAAAGACCTCCCCAAAAAAGGAAGTCATTGCCTTCGCTCACTGGAGTCAGCAGGACCCCTCAAGCCCCCATGCCAAGCGGAAAGGCAGCCCTacagcttggtgggctgcagtggggAGAGGTGGCCGGGCCCGCTGGGTGGCGGCAGCACCATGGGCAGGGAGTTGCTGCCCCTCTCATGCCAGCACGTGTCCAGGATGGGGTACAGCTTGCCCTGGAAGTCGGCCTGGAACGAGTAGAGTGGCCGCAGGTCGTCCGGGCGGTCGGCGTCGAAGAAGGTGAGCTCCCCCTGCTCATAGTGCAGGTAGATGCCGATGCGGTGGGGGTGGCCCGCCACGGGCAGGGGCACCCGGGGGCAGCCGAAGGCCTCGTACACTCGGCCCTCCTTCAGGCCGATGAGCCACACGCCATGCTCTGGGGACTTGCTCAGCTTGCCCTTGCGGCTGGCCGTGCCCTTGATGACCCCCAGGCGCCAGTCGCTCTTGctgcccaccaccacctcccagtAGTGGCGGCCGCAGGAGAAGCCTCTGCTGGTCAAGACGCACGTGCTGTAATCGAAGCGTTCAGGCTGGCTGGCGCGCCGCTGGGCCAGGAGCCCACACTGCACTACCGTGTTGCCCTTGGAGAGCTCCAGGAGCGGGTGGGCCGTGGCTGGATCCAGCTTGAGGGactctggggctgggggagatAGAGGGGAGGTGTGTTCAAGGCGGCCAGCCCTGCCCAAGGGAGGCCAGCGGGAAGCCCTGAGCTTCTTGGAAGAACCGAGTCCCTCATCCCTGTATCAACAGGGCCTGGAAAGGGTGGGGCCAGAGCAGGCAACCCCAGTTCTCTGAAGCAGCGAGTGATGCCTGAAGGGTGGAGAATGGGCCACTGTGAGCCCAGGTGTTCCAGCCAGGAACATGGTGAGGTTGGCCTGCCTAAGGCAGAGGTGCCGATGGAGGAACCTGGGAGACAGCCTGTTACGTGGGTGCCTCAGCTCCGCTCCCCAGGGTTTCTGGAGATTCTAACAACTGCAGTGGCTTCCGTGGGTACGCCAGCAGTGCAGTCAAGGACAAACTATCCCACATGACCTCTGTGCTCGCTGTCAGCTGACCAGTCTCTATCCAAAACGTGCAAACTATGTTCATGGTTCAGAGATTATCTGCAGgtctttcttctctcccctttcttaaaatatatttatttatttggctttcctgggtcttaattgtggcacgtgggatctagttccctgaccagggattgaacccaggcctcctacattgggagaacagtcttaaccaccggaccaccagggaagtcccccttctccttctcttatAGCGATCCTGTTTTTGCCTTTGTTGGGTGAAATCAGTCTACTGACTGACTTCCCTCATATGCTAGTAATGAAGGAGTTAAATGTCTGAGTTATTTTTTGGCAAAGCAGCAGCTGCCATTTATTAAGCATTAAACTACACACACCCTCCCAGGTGGCAAGGTGGTaaggaattcgcctgccaatgcaggagacccaggtttgatccatgggtcaggaagatcctctggagtaagaaatggcaacccactccagtattcttgcctggagagtcccatggacagaggagcctggcaggttacagtccatggggttgcaaagagttggacatgactgagcacacaaattGCACACATCTATTTAGAATACACAGCCCAGCAAGGTGAGCTCCttacagacaaagaaactaaggttcagggactacagatgaggaaacaggcttgggggcttctctgcctgcccagtggttaaggctctgagctcccaatgcagggtgaggggaggggttcGACCcccggtcagagaactagatccccaGGCTGCAGctcaaagatcccacaagctgcaactaagacccagcacagccaaattaaaaacaaaaaacaggaaaccAAGCCTCAGAAATTACACCACTCAGGCAGTCACCACTTAGAGATGGAGCTGAGCTTGAGCACCCCCTGCTGGCGGAAGCCCAGCCCTGCGCCCTCACTGTCAGCTGCCCCAGCCTCATACAATGGAAGGTTAGGGTTAGGGCTCACCTGGCAGAACCTTTCGGAAAAGCCTTTTCCACACCGTCAGCTTGATGTCAGCCTGGTGCAGGCCTGGCTTGAAGGAGATGGGGCTGAAGGCACCTTCCGAGAGTCGGGCCTGCTGGAGCTCTGGTCTGAAGTCAAAGGTTCACAGTGATGACAGAGCTGCTCACCCAAGTACCCTAGCCTTGTCACCCATGTATAGGTCCGACCGGCTGAGTCCCCGCTCGGAAGACCATGCACTTGAGAGGCCCATCATGTCCCCCCACCAGCCACAATCTGGGGCCCTGCCTCCATCCCGGAAACACTCTGCATTACGCTAcgctacgctaagtcacttcagtcgtgtccgactctgtgtgaccccatggtctgcagcccaccaggctcctccatccatgggattttccaggcaagagtactggagtggggtgccattgccttctccgacactcTGCACTGGTAGCTCTCAAAGGGCAGGTCTGGGACCAGCAGCATCACATCACCTGGGCCTTGTCAGAAATGCAAGTTTTCTTGGGTCCCACCCCAGATCTGCTGACTCAGAACTGATGACTGGGGTCCAGGGATCTATGGTTAAAGAGTCCTCCAGGTGGCTCTGATGAGCTGCTTGAAGAGCACGCCTCTGAATCGGGGGGaaccctgcccccagctccagcAGGAGTGGAAACCAAACTCAGCCAATCAGCTCCTCTGGCTGTTCACTTAAGCCAATGCTTCTAACCCAATTGTCCTTAAAACTAAGGGaaattggaaacaaacaaacaaacaaacaaaaaacagggaGACACTCATACGGCTCCGAAAGTGCACGGGGAATACCTGGAGGCCATGGCGTGGTACTTCTGGAAGACAAGAGGGAGGCGGGTTAGGGCACCGAGGAGGCCGTACAGAAGCCGTTAGGAAGGGGGAGGCTCTTGGGGACACTGGGGCCTCGTCCGCTCACCCGGATGAACTCATGGTGACTCTCGCTGCCAAACTGCTCCAGCACACCCGTGGCCTGGACCAGCCGCTCCCGGGCGCCCCGGGCCTGCTCCAGCTGCATGTCCAGGGAGGCCACGAGGCCGCGGGTGTGGCCCTCCACCCCCTCCAGGCAGCGGGCCTTCTCCTCGTCCACCAGGTGGTGGAGCTCCTGGAACTCACGGCGGATCACCCAGCTGAAGACATCGGACTCGTTCTGGGACAGGGAGGGGCCAGTCAAAGCAGGAGCCAAGGCTGACCTCGTGTCCCCAGAGCCTGGCAGCTCAGGCCTTCCTGGGCCCTTCCGACCGTTCTCGGTCCTCATCCCTGAGTCCGAGGGCTGACTCCTGCTAGGGTGTTCACACCCGGATgcagccctgggggagggcagcagTGGCAGGGGAGAGGCTGGGCCCCTGGTGCCCAGTTCAGGGCAGTGACTCTGACTCCCTCAGATGGAGTGGTGCTGTCTCCCTCCCCGGGGGTGAGGAAGATTCACTGAGCTGACTTTCAAGGACGCTGGtctcctgcttctgtttcatgaCGACCTGTAAGGCCCaggctccacaccctctcagcccCAAGGGCCCCTCATTTAGGAAAGGCGGTCAGGCTGTCAAGGTCAAACAGACACAGGTGGCAGGGGCCAGGCAGTCATGCCCACGTGTTAAGCTGTTTACCTCCGGGACTTGGGCTCTGAGTTATCTCTGTCCCAAGGACGTGGAGGACATAAGCCAACTTGGAGACAGCCCTGACAACTGTGGTGAATTCCCCCAGGAGCCTGTGTGCTTTTTCCCACCCCGCCTGGAATGCTTTGAAATTCTGGCTTTATAGGGAAGGCGTGGGTTCCTGTAAAGGACAAATCGGAGCTGGGCTCTGCAGGAAAGGGGAGGTGGTTGGCCCTGGGCAGAGGGGCACAGAGGGCAGGGGCACTCACCACAATCCGAGTCCTGTTGTTCACCAGTTTGGCGATTTGCTCATCTACCTTCTTCTGCTCCTGCTTCAGGTCGGAGATGAGGGCTGCTAGCTCCTCCTGGAGGCAAACGGGCCATGGCCCCGTGAGCCACGACCCCTTCACCCTCCCAGCCCCCGTGGCCAGGGCAGGGGGCTGCTCCATGAACACAAGCACTCCCAGTGGAACCAGGGAGCCACCTGGGTACCCTCGACCCCCAAACAGGTAAGACTATTCAAGAATACTCCAAACTGATGGCAGCAACTGCCCAGAGAGAGGAGGGTCTCCTCGTCATCCTTTTCTGTGACATTGACAGAGACGCTAAACGTGGTTATAGCCACCAGAAGTCACCACACAACATCCATGCCGGGCGACTGTCAATCTTAGGTCAGCACTCCCTGCATGGAATGCTGCCCGTAGGGTACCCACCTGGTAAACCTGCTGGGCACCAGCAGGTCCAGAGTTAGTGAGCATTTGATCAAGAGTTATCACAAAGAGGCTGGCCCCAAGTGAAGTCAACGGTGTATGCAGCGGCCCAAGTTACACCTGGTGACCCCTCACTCCCTGTGAAACCTGAATCCATCTCTGGCAGCCTTGGGCCCAGCCTGGATTTAGGGCCTCCAGGATGCCATAAACTCACTTCCTCTGGGCTGCCCTGGCCCCATATCCAGCCTAACTTTAGGGGTCCACCAGAACCACCGAGACCACCCTGTGGCTGCAGGACTCGACAGGAGCCCAGCTGGCCTGTGCCCGTGGGCCGTGCAGAGTATTTGGCTTAGATCGTGCCTAAGCAGAAGTCGGCTGCAGGAGTCTTTCCGGAAGGgaactgagaaaaaaacaaaaccagcctGGAGATGAAGGAACAGAGTCCTTGCTCTCCGTAACAAGACAGCCGAGCTCACAGGAGTCTGAGAAGGGCGCGGCAACAGTAACCCTCCCAAGGCAGAGAGAGATGGGACTAGTTCCTTCTCATCAACTGGGCCACTGTGAGTGGAAACAGATGGCACAAATAAAGTATCTCAAGATCTCAATCCACAGGAGGAAACAGGAATGCATGAAAGAGatctgaggggacttccctggctgtcccgTGATGAAGActacaccttccaatgcaggcggtgcgggttcgatctctggtctgggcgctaagattccacatgcctcatggccgaaaaaccaaaacataaaacagaagcaatattgtaactgattcaataaagactttaaaaatggtccatgtcaaaaaaaattttttttaaaaagatctgatAAAGGAACTGAATTTAGTTGTATCAGAGAGGAGTCTTGAAATCATAAAAACCTACATCCAAAAACTAGGGTCCAAGCCCCCCCAGCTCCGAGCCAGAGACGACAAGCTCCCAGCAGTCTCCTTTTCTGCCGGGCAGCCCTCTACTCATAAAACTGGACTCAGTTGCACTGCACTGCAATTTTGCTTCCTCCTTTCACAGCTCCCTACAACTACTCTTGCCAAGGTAACCGACTCTTACTGCAAAATCTGACTGGTTCTTTTCAATCCTGAGCTGACATTTCACACAAGTGACTTCCATCTTGTCAAAATGCTCTGTTCCTCCAGTTTCCAGAAGACCACATGCAGCCAGCGCTCCTGAGTCCTCTGTGgattctttctgtccccttcgGGGTTCTCTACTCAAATCTTAAACCCTGAAGCTCCTGGTGGGCATTCTCAGCGTCTTCCCCATCACCCTGCAGACTCGCTTGGTCAGTCTTCTCTGCACCTCAGACTGCAAAGACCACCTGCATGTAGGTTACCCCCAATCTCTTATTCCCAGCCTCACTCTCCAGTCTACCCTCAGGCAGAGATTGCGCCACATCACGACTGTTTAAACACTTCCAACACTGGTTGTCTGAATAAACCCCTGATCCCTTCTCATGTAACACAGGCCTTTTCATGAGCTGGCCCCTGCTTGGTTCCCCTCACTCCCACCTCACTCTCCCTTGAGCTGAATGGAATAATGTCTA
This genomic interval from Bos mutus isolate GX-2022 chromosome 25, NWIPB_WYAK_1.1, whole genome shotgun sequence contains the following:
- the TRIM50 gene encoding E3 ubiquitin-protein ligase TRIM50 isoform X1 codes for the protein MAWQVSVPELEDRLQCPMCLEVFKEPLMLQCGHSYCKGCLVSLSHHLASELRCPVCRQEVDYSSSPPNVSLAKVIEALRLPGDPEPQVCAHHRNPLSLFCEKDQELICGLCGLLGAHQHHRVTPVSTVYSRMKEELAALISDLKQEQKKVDEQIAKLVNNRTRIVNESDVFSWVIRREFQELHHLVDEEKARCLEGVEGHTRGLVASLDMQLEQARGARERLVQATGVLEQFGSESHHEFIRKYHAMASRPELQQARLSEGAFSPISFKPGLHQADIKLTVWKRLFRKVLPAPESLKLDPATAHPLLELSKGNTVVQCGLLAQRRASQPERFDYSTCVLTSRGFSCGRHYWEVVVGSKSDWRLGVIKGTASRKGKLSKSPEHGVWLIGLKEGRVYEAFGCPRVPLPVAGHPHRIGIYLHYEQGELTFFDADRPDDLRPLYSFQADFQGKLYPILDTCWHERGSNSLPMVLPPPSGPGHLSPLQPTKL
- the TRIM50 gene encoding E3 ubiquitin-protein ligase TRIM50 isoform X2 is translated as MAWQVSVPELEDRLQCPMCLEVFKEPLMLQCGHSYCKGCLVSLSHHLASELRCPVCRQEVDYSSSPPNVSLAKVIEALRLPGDPEPQVCAHHRNPLSLFCEKDQELICGLCGLLGAHQHHRVTPVSTVYSRMKEELAALISDLKQEQKKVDEQIAKLVNNRTRIVNESDVFSWVIRREFQELHHLVDEEKARCLEGVEGHTRGLVASLDMQLEQARGARERLVQATGVLEQFGSESHHEFIRYHAMASRPELQQARLSEGAFSPISFKPGLHQADIKLTVWKRLFRKVLPAPESLKLDPATAHPLLELSKGNTVVQCGLLAQRRASQPERFDYSTCVLTSRGFSCGRHYWEVVVGSKSDWRLGVIKGTASRKGKLSKSPEHGVWLIGLKEGRVYEAFGCPRVPLPVAGHPHRIGIYLHYEQGELTFFDADRPDDLRPLYSFQADFQGKLYPILDTCWHERGSNSLPMVLPPPSGPGHLSPLQPTKL